Proteins co-encoded in one Gopherus evgoodei ecotype Sinaloan lineage chromosome 4, rGopEvg1_v1.p, whole genome shotgun sequence genomic window:
- the LOC115651646 gene encoding olfactory receptor 1052-like yields MGERNHTLVTEFILLGFTDNLKLQVTLFVVFLLIYLLILMGNLTLVTLIRIESRLHTPMYFFISNLALLDVSYSTIIIPSTLMTFAARSKVISFTGCTVQFFFFCIAVSCECWLLSVMAYDRFMAICSPLLYTVIMSKRFCVLLVLGSYFMSCLNSMVQTVFIFRLSFCDAYINHFFCDVPALLKLSCSDTRITDIVHFTCATIVVSTTILIILISYIYIVVTILRISSAKDQRKAFSTCASHLTAVTIFYGTGSFMYLRPSSKSSMDQDKIISVFYTLVIPMLNPMIYSLRNKEVKEAFRRIRERKVNSL; encoded by the coding sequence ATGGGAGAGAGAAATCACACTCTGGTGACTGAATTCATCTTGTTGGGATTCACGGACAACTTGAAGCTGCAGGTCACCCTCTTTGTAGTGTTTCTGTTGATCTACTTGCTGATTCTAATGGGGAACCTCACCTTGGTCACCTTAATCAGGATTGAGTCCCGACTTCACACCCCTATGTACTTTTTCATCAGCAACTTGGCCCTCTTAGATGTCAGCTACTCCACCATCATAATTCCCAGCACGCTGATGACCTTTGCAGCAAGGAGCAAGGTCATTTCATTCACTGGATGCACTGTGCAGTTTTTCTTCTTCTGCATCGCTGTCTCTTGTGAATGTTGGCTGTTGAGTGTGATGGCGTATGATCGCTTCATGGCTATCTGCAGCCCATTGCTCTACACTGTCATCATGTCCAAACGGTTCTGCGTGCTGTTGGTGCTGGGGTCATACTTCATGAGCTGTCTGAATTCAATGGTGCAAACTGTATTTATATTCCGTTTGTCCTTCTGTGATGCTTATATCAATCATTTCTTCTGCGATGTGCCCGCTCTTCTGAAGCTGTCCTGCTCTGACACCCGCATCACAGACATTGTTCATTTCACCTGTGCGACAATAGTGGTATCAACTACCATCCTGATTATCCTCATCTCCTATATATACATCGTGGTCACTATCCTAAGGATCAGCTCTGCTAAGGACCAAcgcaaagccttctccacctgcgccTCCCACCTGACGGCTGTCACCATCTTCTACGGAACGGGCTCTTTCATGTATTTACGGCCTAGTTCAAAGTCTTCCATGGATCAGGACAAAATCATCTCAGTGTTTTATACCCTGGTGATCCCCATGCTGAACCCCatgatctacagcctgaggaataaAGAAGTCAAAGAGGCCTTTAGGAGGATAAGAGAGAGGAAGGTTAATTCTCTGTAA